In Zingiber officinale cultivar Zhangliang chromosome 8B, Zo_v1.1, whole genome shotgun sequence, a single genomic region encodes these proteins:
- the LOC122017187 gene encoding uncharacterized protein LOC122017187 isoform X2 produces MPTETDSSRRGKASQLQKSSAMDSSYNLLICCFLLALLVCPVASAAAAAAPAVNLTLHHWITAHLKSVNRPAVKTIESPDGDVIDCVPSHLQPSFDHPKLRGQKPLDPPERPRGHKWNISAANGVSLQAWTISGESCPQGTVPIRRTTAGDILRASSLRRFGRKPAAARLRRDSTNNGHEHAVGYAMGDQYYGAKASLSVWEPRVTIGSEFSLSQIWVISGAFGDDLNTIEAGWQTDAYEETGCYNLLCSGFVQTDSRIAIGAAISPISASNGGQFDIDLLVWKDPKHGHWWLELGSGLLVGYWPAFLFSHLAEHANMVQFGGEIVNAQSSGFHTSTQMGSGQFAEEGFRRAAYFRNLQLVDWDNSLIPMANLRLLADHPNCYSIRGGMNRVWGNYFYYGGPGRNVRCP; encoded by the exons ATGCCCACAGAAACAGACAGCTCTAGAAGAGGGAAGGCATCGCAGCTCCAAAAATCCTCGGCCATGGATTCTAGCTACAACCTACTCATTTGCTGTTTTCTCCTCGCGCTTCTTGTTTGTCCTGTTGcctcggcggcggcggcggcggcgcctgCGGTCAACCTCACACTGCATCACTGGATCACGGCCCATTTGAAGAGCGTCAACAGACCCGCCGTGAAGACGATCGAG AGCCCTGATGGTGATGTCATTGACTGCGTTCCTTCTCATCTCCAGCCCTCGTTCGATCATCCCAAGCTCAGAGGACAGAAGCCCTTG GATCCTCCTGAGAGACCGAGAGGCCACAAATGGAACATCAGTGCAGCAAACGGCGTGAGCCTGCAAGCTTGGACGATCTCCGGGGAGTCATGTCCCCAAGGCACGGTGCCGATAAGGAGGACGACGGCGGGAGACATTCTGCGAGCCAGTTCCCTCCGGCGATTCGGAAGGAAGCCGGCCGCTGCGCGGCTCCGCCGCGACTCGACCAACAACGGCCATGAG CATGCTGTTGGCTACGCCATGGGAGATCAGTATTATGGTGCAAAAGCTAGTCTCAGTGTCTGGGAACCGAGAGTGACGATTGGATCAGAGTTCAGTTTGTCGCAGATCTGGGTCATCTCTGGAGCCTTTGGCGATGATCTTAACACCATTGAAGCTGGATGGCAG ACGGATGCATATGAAGAGACTGGCTGCTACAATCTCTTGTGCTCAGGCTTCGTACAGACAGACAGTAGGATAGCCATTGGAGCAGCTATTTCACCAATCTCAGCCTCGAATGGCGGCCAATTCGACATCGATCTTCTGGTGTGGAAG GACCCGAAGCATGGGCACTGGTGGCTAGAATTGGGGTCGGGATTGCTGGTGGGGTACTGGCCGGCGTTCCTGTTCAGTCACCTGGCGGAGCACGCGAACATGGTGCAGTTCGGAGGAGAGATTGTGAACGCGCAGTCGTCGGGTTTCCACACGTCGACGCAGATGGGCAGCGGGCAGTTCGCGGAAGAAGGCTTCCGCAGAGCTGCTTACTTCCGCAACCTGCAGCTGGTGGACTGGGACAACAGCTTGATCCCCATGGCCAACCTCAGGCTCTTAGCTGACCACCCCAATTGCTACAGCATACGAGGAGGGATGAACAGAGTGTGGGGGAACTATTTCTACTACGGAGGGCCGGGGAGGAACGTGAGGTGCCCTTAG
- the LOC122017187 gene encoding uncharacterized protein LOC122017187 isoform X1: MPTETDSSRRGKASQLQKSSAMDSSYNLLICCFLLALLVCPVASAAAAAAPAVNLTLHHWITAHLKSVNRPAVKTIESPDGDVIDCVPSHLQPSFDHPKLRGQKPLDPPERPRGHKWNISAANGVSLQAWTISGESCPQGTVPIRRTTAGDILRASSLRRFGRKPAAARLRRDSTNNGHEHAVGYAMGDQYYGAKASLSVWEPRVTIGSEFSLSQIWVISGAFGDDLNTIEAGWQVSPQLYGDSRPRFFTYWTTDAYEETGCYNLLCSGFVQTDSRIAIGAAISPISASNGGQFDIDLLVWKDPKHGHWWLELGSGLLVGYWPAFLFSHLAEHANMVQFGGEIVNAQSSGFHTSTQMGSGQFAEEGFRRAAYFRNLQLVDWDNSLIPMANLRLLADHPNCYSIRGGMNRVWGNYFYYGGPGRNVRCP; encoded by the exons ATGCCCACAGAAACAGACAGCTCTAGAAGAGGGAAGGCATCGCAGCTCCAAAAATCCTCGGCCATGGATTCTAGCTACAACCTACTCATTTGCTGTTTTCTCCTCGCGCTTCTTGTTTGTCCTGTTGcctcggcggcggcggcggcggcgcctgCGGTCAACCTCACACTGCATCACTGGATCACGGCCCATTTGAAGAGCGTCAACAGACCCGCCGTGAAGACGATCGAG AGCCCTGATGGTGATGTCATTGACTGCGTTCCTTCTCATCTCCAGCCCTCGTTCGATCATCCCAAGCTCAGAGGACAGAAGCCCTTG GATCCTCCTGAGAGACCGAGAGGCCACAAATGGAACATCAGTGCAGCAAACGGCGTGAGCCTGCAAGCTTGGACGATCTCCGGGGAGTCATGTCCCCAAGGCACGGTGCCGATAAGGAGGACGACGGCGGGAGACATTCTGCGAGCCAGTTCCCTCCGGCGATTCGGAAGGAAGCCGGCCGCTGCGCGGCTCCGCCGCGACTCGACCAACAACGGCCATGAG CATGCTGTTGGCTACGCCATGGGAGATCAGTATTATGGTGCAAAAGCTAGTCTCAGTGTCTGGGAACCGAGAGTGACGATTGGATCAGAGTTCAGTTTGTCGCAGATCTGGGTCATCTCTGGAGCCTTTGGCGATGATCTTAACACCATTGAAGCTGGATGGCAG GTAAGTCCTCAGCTATATGGAGACAGCAGGCCCAGATTTTTCACATACTGGACT ACGGATGCATATGAAGAGACTGGCTGCTACAATCTCTTGTGCTCAGGCTTCGTACAGACAGACAGTAGGATAGCCATTGGAGCAGCTATTTCACCAATCTCAGCCTCGAATGGCGGCCAATTCGACATCGATCTTCTGGTGTGGAAG GACCCGAAGCATGGGCACTGGTGGCTAGAATTGGGGTCGGGATTGCTGGTGGGGTACTGGCCGGCGTTCCTGTTCAGTCACCTGGCGGAGCACGCGAACATGGTGCAGTTCGGAGGAGAGATTGTGAACGCGCAGTCGTCGGGTTTCCACACGTCGACGCAGATGGGCAGCGGGCAGTTCGCGGAAGAAGGCTTCCGCAGAGCTGCTTACTTCCGCAACCTGCAGCTGGTGGACTGGGACAACAGCTTGATCCCCATGGCCAACCTCAGGCTCTTAGCTGACCACCCCAATTGCTACAGCATACGAGGAGGGATGAACAGAGTGTGGGGGAACTATTTCTACTACGGAGGGCCGGGGAGGAACGTGAGGTGCCCTTAG